A window of the Streptomyces sp. NBC_00454 genome harbors these coding sequences:
- a CDS encoding sacsin N-terminal ATP-binding-like domain-containing protein encodes MNVRVTAAQGGIDPFGTARLRRGVLDAWGAGPARFREDANAEEDLALGGYRDRLVVELAQNAADAAARAGVPGRLRLTLHSGEGGHAVLAAANTGAPLDATGVESLSTLRASAKRDDSAGSVGRFGVGFAAVLAVSDEPAVLGRHGGVRWSLAEARELARGAAVGSPGLGDELRRRDGHVPLLRLPLPAEGTAPDGYDTVVVLPLRDSAAEGLVQRLLAAVDDALLLTLPGLAEVVVEVPAEGADGGVRTLTRRVEGPYTVIQDSGSGTDSGSGASTGTNRWRTVRHSGPIDKALLADRPVEERLRPAWAVSWSVPVDSEGAPVRPATAPVVHAPTPTDEPLGIPALLIATLPLDTARRHPAPGPLTDFLVERAADAYAELLGSWDPVSTALVDLVPGPLGKGELDGALRAAVLKRLPRTAFLAPAAPAEDPEELGVRSALRPFEAEVVEGAGADTVRVLAEVLPTLLPAGLERRPELRTLGVGRLPLGDAIERIAGIERTPDWWHRLYDSLAGVDPDRLSGLPVPLADGRTAIGPRHILLPGADTPQGVDAASLARLGLKVAHPDAAHPLLEKLGALPATARAVLTTPQVRAAVAGSLDAGEIWDEDGLDAEELADIVLGLVRGAELSPGDEPWLGALALPDEDGELTPAGELLLPGSPLASVIREDEVPYVDADLVANWDERTLTAVGVLATFQLVRATDVVLDPDELEPRDGDFAEPDDAGLLDAVDVWCEDLLDQLPDTPVPPVATELVAVRDLDLVDDDCWPQALAMLAQPPLRDALTQPVRVLLPDGTTRSVRPYTAWWLRDHPVLDGRRPAGLRAAGGDPLLAGLYTPADATGFEDEQVLRALGVRTSVPALLAEPGGAAELLARLADPEREVGGRQLHALYGALAELDPEQVTLPDELRAVVDGEVVVVDAADAVIADAPDLLPLTAGLPLLPVAPSRAADLAELFQVRRLSETVPAEVTTEGEEHEVPESVLHLLGPATPASYVEHEELLAGGIELDWRRTPDGTLHAATLEGVAAGLAWAAGQWPRRFEVAALLEDPSRTAELARDRWFD; translated from the coding sequence GTGAACGTGCGAGTGACGGCGGCCCAGGGTGGCATCGACCCCTTCGGTACGGCCCGGCTGCGGCGCGGGGTGCTCGACGCCTGGGGTGCGGGCCCGGCCCGCTTCCGAGAGGACGCCAACGCCGAGGAGGACCTGGCCCTCGGCGGCTACCGCGACCGGCTGGTCGTCGAGCTCGCGCAGAACGCCGCCGACGCGGCCGCCCGCGCCGGGGTCCCCGGCCGGCTGCGGCTCACGCTGCACTCCGGCGAGGGCGGTCACGCGGTGCTCGCCGCCGCCAACACCGGGGCCCCGCTGGACGCCACCGGCGTGGAGTCGCTGTCCACCCTGCGCGCCTCCGCCAAGCGGGACGACAGCGCCGGCAGCGTCGGCCGCTTCGGCGTCGGCTTCGCCGCCGTCCTGGCCGTCAGTGACGAGCCCGCCGTCCTCGGCCGGCACGGCGGAGTCCGCTGGTCGCTGGCCGAGGCCCGCGAGCTGGCCCGCGGCGCGGCCGTCGGCAGCCCCGGCCTCGGCGACGAGCTGCGCCGCCGCGACGGCCACGTCCCGCTGCTGCGGCTCCCGTTGCCGGCCGAGGGGACCGCTCCCGACGGCTACGACACCGTCGTCGTCCTCCCGCTGCGCGACTCCGCCGCCGAGGGCCTGGTGCAGCGGTTGCTCGCCGCCGTGGACGACGCCCTGCTGCTGACCCTGCCCGGGCTGGCCGAGGTCGTCGTGGAGGTTCCGGCGGAGGGTGCGGACGGGGGCGTACGGACGCTGACCCGCCGCGTCGAAGGCCCGTACACCGTCATCCAGGACTCCGGTTCCGGTACCGACTCCGGCTCCGGTGCGAGCACCGGCACGAACCGCTGGCGTACCGTCCGTCACTCCGGCCCCATCGACAAGGCCCTGCTCGCCGACCGCCCCGTAGAGGAACGGCTGCGGCCCGCCTGGGCGGTGTCCTGGTCCGTCCCCGTGGACTCCGAGGGCGCCCCCGTCCGCCCCGCCACCGCGCCCGTCGTGCACGCGCCGACCCCGACCGACGAACCCCTCGGCATCCCTGCGCTGCTCATCGCGACCCTGCCGCTGGACACCGCCCGGCGCCACCCCGCGCCCGGGCCGCTGACCGACTTCCTGGTGGAGCGCGCGGCCGACGCGTACGCCGAACTGCTCGGCTCCTGGGACCCGGTGAGCACCGCGCTCGTGGACCTCGTACCCGGCCCGCTCGGCAAGGGCGAGCTCGACGGGGCCCTGCGCGCAGCCGTCCTCAAGCGGCTGCCCCGCACCGCCTTCCTCGCCCCGGCCGCCCCCGCCGAGGACCCGGAGGAGCTCGGCGTGCGCAGCGCCCTGCGGCCCTTCGAGGCCGAGGTGGTGGAGGGCGCGGGCGCCGACACCGTACGGGTCCTCGCCGAGGTGCTCCCGACCCTGCTTCCGGCCGGCCTGGAACGCCGCCCCGAGCTGCGCACCCTGGGGGTGGGCCGGCTGCCGCTGGGCGATGCCATCGAGCGGATCGCGGGCATCGAGCGGACCCCCGACTGGTGGCACCGGCTCTACGACAGCCTCGCGGGCGTGGACCCGGACCGGCTCTCCGGCCTCCCGGTGCCGCTGGCCGACGGACGCACCGCCATCGGGCCCCGGCACATCCTGCTGCCCGGCGCGGACACCCCGCAGGGGGTCGACGCCGCGAGCCTGGCCCGGCTCGGGCTGAAGGTGGCCCACCCGGACGCGGCGCACCCGCTGCTGGAGAAGCTCGGCGCTCTCCCGGCCACCGCGCGCGCCGTTCTGACGACCCCGCAGGTGCGGGCGGCCGTCGCGGGCTCCCTGGACGCCGGGGAGATCTGGGACGAGGACGGCCTCGACGCCGAGGAGCTCGCCGACATCGTGCTCGGGCTGGTGCGCGGCGCCGAGCTCTCGCCCGGCGACGAACCGTGGCTGGGCGCGCTCGCCCTGCCCGACGAGGACGGGGAGCTGACCCCCGCCGGCGAACTGCTGCTGCCCGGATCCCCGCTGGCCTCCGTCATCCGCGAGGACGAAGTCCCGTACGTGGACGCCGACCTGGTGGCCAACTGGGACGAGCGGACCCTCACCGCCGTCGGGGTCCTGGCCACCTTCCAGCTGGTCCGCGCCACCGACGTGGTCCTGGACCCGGACGAACTGGAGCCCCGCGACGGGGACTTCGCCGAACCCGACGACGCCGGTCTGCTGGACGCGGTCGACGTGTGGTGCGAGGACCTCCTGGACCAGCTCCCCGACACCCCCGTCCCGCCGGTGGCGACCGAGCTGGTCGCCGTACGGGACCTCGACCTGGTCGACGACGACTGCTGGCCCCAGGCCCTGGCCATGCTCGCCCAGCCCCCGCTGCGCGACGCCCTGACCCAGCCCGTCCGGGTCCTGCTCCCGGACGGCACCACCCGGTCCGTGCGCCCGTACACCGCCTGGTGGCTGCGCGACCACCCGGTCCTCGACGGCCGCCGCCCGGCCGGCCTGCGCGCCGCGGGCGGGGACCCGCTGCTGGCGGGCCTGTACACCCCGGCGGACGCCACCGGCTTCGAGGACGAGCAGGTCCTGCGGGCGCTGGGCGTACGCACCTCCGTGCCCGCCCTGCTCGCCGAACCCGGCGGCGCGGCCGAGCTCCTGGCCCGTCTCGCTGACCCGGAGCGCGAGGTCGGCGGCCGCCAACTGCACGCCCTGTACGGTGCGTTGGCCGAGCTGGATCCCGAGCAGGTCACCCTGCCCGACGAGCTGCGGGCGGTCGTGGACGGCGAGGTCGTCGTGGTGGACGCGGCCGACGCGGTGATCGCGGACGCCCCCGACCTGCTCCCCCTGACGGCCGGTCTCCCGCTGCTGCCCGTGGCCCCTTCCCGCGCCGCCGACCTGGCCGAACTGTTCCAGGTGCGCCGCCTCTCGGAGACGGTCCCCGCGGAGGTCACCACGGAGGGCGAGGAGCACGAGGTCCCGGAGTCGGTCCTCCACCTCCTCGGCCCGGCCACCCCCGCCAGCTACGTGGAGCACGAGGAACTCCTGGCGGGCGGCATCGAACTCGACTGGCGCCGCACCCCGGACGGCACCCTGCACGCCGCCACCCTGGAGGGCGTCGCCGCAGGCCTCGCCTGGGCGGCCGGCCAGTGGCCCCGCCGCTTCGAGGTCGCAGCCCTCCTGGAGGACCCGTCCCGCACGGCCGAACTGGCCCGGGACCGCTGGTTCGACTAG
- a CDS encoding DUF5937 family protein, with product MEYGLSFSATDLAQTRFAVSPMWEVVTSFRLLREETDPPMHRHWAGQVRPRLVRAGLDRGWLAALIPGNGYLADFLNPTPAGPFPELPAELAAIRRSTPEQVRADLAVLAQKSARPAPRLRLLHEEPEAVLEKVTAEIETYWELALAPYWPRIRQLLEADVFHRARQVAEHGSAHVLNELHESVSWDAGTLSMVRRHCMMRRADTGSGLLLVPSAFAWPRVLTRSVAPEPPQLAYPARGIGTLWEPRTTEPSDAVAAVLGRSRALLLAELDVPASTTQLARHSGLSTAAVSQHLVALRNAGLVTGHRNGRSVLYARTAIADALLCPAGAGTA from the coding sequence ATGGAATACGGACTGAGTTTTTCGGCGACGGACCTGGCGCAGACCCGGTTCGCGGTGTCCCCGATGTGGGAGGTCGTCACCAGCTTCCGGCTGCTGCGCGAGGAGACCGACCCGCCCATGCACCGCCACTGGGCCGGGCAGGTGCGACCCCGGCTGGTGCGCGCGGGGCTGGACCGCGGCTGGCTGGCCGCCCTGATCCCGGGCAACGGCTACCTCGCGGACTTCCTCAACCCGACCCCGGCCGGGCCCTTCCCCGAACTCCCCGCCGAACTGGCGGCGATCCGCCGCAGCACCCCGGAACAGGTGCGCGCCGACCTCGCCGTACTGGCGCAGAAGTCCGCCCGCCCGGCTCCGCGGCTGCGGCTGCTCCACGAGGAGCCCGAAGCGGTGCTGGAGAAGGTCACCGCCGAGATCGAGACGTACTGGGAGCTCGCGCTCGCCCCGTACTGGCCGCGCATCCGCCAGCTGCTGGAGGCGGACGTGTTCCACCGGGCCCGGCAGGTGGCGGAGCACGGCTCGGCCCATGTCCTCAACGAGCTGCACGAGAGTGTCAGTTGGGACGCCGGAACCCTGAGCATGGTCCGCCGGCACTGCATGATGAGGCGCGCGGACACCGGCTCCGGGCTGCTGCTGGTGCCCTCGGCCTTCGCCTGGCCGCGCGTGCTGACCCGCTCGGTGGCACCCGAACCGCCCCAGCTCGCCTATCCCGCCCGGGGCATCGGCACCCTCTGGGAGCCCCGCACCACCGAGCCCTCCGACGCGGTGGCCGCCGTACTGGGCCGCTCCCGGGCCCTGTTGCTGGCCGAGCTCGACGTACCGGCCTCGACCACGCAGCTGGCCCGCCACAGCGGCCTGTCCACCGCCGCCGTCTCCCAGCACCTCGTGGCCCTGCGCAACGCGGGCCTGGTCACCGGCCACCGCAACGGCCGCTCGGTCCTCTACGCCCGCACGGCCATCGCGGACGCACTGCTCTGCCCGGCGGGCGCGGGTACGGCCTAG
- a CDS encoding MFS transporter, whose protein sequence is MFSSFRGLPRTVWTLFAGTIVNRLGHLVTPFLVFLLADRGVTGTETSYVLGALGAGNLLGPAVGGLLADRIGRRPTMLIGLIGSAVAQGALFLAPGVWTMAAAALLLSAAGAVVGPAAYALMADAVDTGWRQRAYALFGWGVNIGTAVAGVLGGFLAAQGYWLLFAVDAGTALVYAAVVATRLREPARSAPAKDAGGQGYGVVLRDRLLLTLLPLFGIQLFVYSLTEVALPLAVRDSGHSPAVYGILAAVNAVLVVGLQPFATARLAALPQLRVQAAGSGLIAVGVALTGISDSVAAYVVSVAVWSIGEVVVAGIAASVVADLAPASARGRYQGAFSWTWGVARFAALTLGVTVYTGIGPAVLWWAALTAGLLAAAATLTLRTRIAARAERDHDLAA, encoded by the coding sequence ATGTTCTCCTCCTTCCGCGGACTGCCGCGCACCGTGTGGACCCTCTTCGCCGGAACGATCGTCAACCGGCTCGGCCACCTCGTCACCCCGTTCCTGGTGTTCCTGCTGGCCGACCGCGGAGTCACCGGCACCGAGACCTCGTACGTCCTCGGCGCGCTGGGGGCGGGCAACCTGCTCGGACCGGCCGTCGGCGGGCTCCTCGCCGACCGGATCGGCCGCCGCCCGACGATGCTGATCGGGCTCATCGGCTCCGCCGTCGCGCAGGGCGCGCTGTTCCTGGCCCCGGGGGTGTGGACGATGGCCGCGGCGGCGCTGCTGCTCAGCGCGGCCGGAGCGGTCGTCGGCCCCGCCGCGTACGCGCTGATGGCCGACGCGGTGGACACCGGATGGCGGCAGCGGGCGTACGCGCTCTTCGGCTGGGGGGTCAACATCGGCACGGCCGTCGCCGGTGTGCTCGGCGGGTTCCTGGCCGCGCAGGGGTACTGGCTGCTCTTCGCCGTCGACGCCGGCACGGCGCTCGTCTACGCGGCCGTGGTCGCGACCCGGCTGCGCGAACCGGCCCGCAGCGCTCCGGCCAAGGACGCGGGCGGCCAGGGCTACGGGGTCGTGCTGCGCGACCGGCTGCTGCTCACCCTGCTCCCGCTGTTCGGGATCCAGCTCTTCGTCTACTCGCTGACCGAGGTCGCACTGCCGCTGGCCGTCCGCGACAGCGGCCACTCGCCGGCCGTCTACGGAATCCTGGCGGCCGTCAACGCCGTCCTCGTCGTGGGCCTCCAGCCCTTCGCGACCGCCCGCCTGGCCGCCCTGCCGCAGCTGCGGGTGCAGGCGGCGGGCAGCGGCCTGATCGCCGTCGGCGTGGCCCTGACCGGGATCTCCGACTCCGTCGCCGCGTACGTCGTCTCGGTGGCCGTCTGGTCGATCGGCGAGGTGGTCGTCGCCGGAATCGCCGCCTCGGTGGTCGCGGACCTGGCCCCCGCCTCGGCCCGCGGCCGCTACCAGGGCGCCTTCAGCTGGACCTGGGGCGTGGCCCGCTTCGCCGCGCTGACGCTGGGCGTCACCGTCTACACCGGCATCGGCCCGGCCGTCCTGTGGTGGGCGGCCCTCACCGCCGGCCTGCTCGCCGCCGCGGCCACCCTGACCCTGCGCACCCGCATCGCGGCCCGCGCGGAGCGGGACCACGACCTGGCGGCGTGA
- a CDS encoding HAD-IC family P-type ATPase, translating into MTQRANTESDAPEPGGGGGSGAAAGLAIDAGAELDPVHPVKPPAPRFKAGGLSTAEVAERVARGAVNDVPVRSSRSLSEIVRGNVFTRFNAIIGILWAIMLFVAPIQDSLFGFVIIANTGIGIIQELRAKKTLDGLAVIGEAKPSVRRDGRTAEISTSEIVLDDVIELGPGDKVVVDGLVGEAEGLEIDESLLTGEADPVLKKPGDPVMSGSFVVAGGGAFTATKVGREAYAAQLAEEASRFTLVHSELRSGISTILKYVTWMMIPTSIGLIVSQLVVNDKNFKDAIARTVGGIVPMIPEGLVLLTSVAFAIGVIRLGRKQCLVQELPAIEGLARVDVVCLDKTGTLTEGGMDVTECRPLGGADAAYVKKVLGALGESDPRPNASLQAIIDAYPDSAEWRCTESLPFSSARKYSGASFSEGDGENNTWLLGAPDVLLPAGDPALDEINELNEQGLRVLLLGRTARELDDEAVATGVKPTALVVLEQRLRPDAADTLRYFEDQGVKAKVISGDNAVSVGAVAGKLGLPGAQNTVDARKLPTDQAEMAKVLDENAVFGRVTPQQKRDMVAALQSKGHTVAMTGDGVNDVLALKDADIGVSMGSGSEATRAVAQIVLLNNSFSTLPSVVAEGRRVIGNITRVATLFLTKTVYSVLLAILVVCSQVEYPFLPRHLTLLSTLTIGIPAFFLALAPNKERARPHFVKRVMRYAIPGGVIAAVATFVTYLIARHYYTGPDSLKAETSAATLALFLTSMWVLAIIARPYTWWRVGLVGAMGGAFLIVLVVPWLQEFFQLKLEGAVMPWAAVGIAALAATLIEFTFRWVDRKFPA; encoded by the coding sequence ATGACGCAGCGGGCGAACACCGAATCAGACGCACCGGAGCCGGGTGGTGGCGGCGGCAGCGGCGCGGCGGCCGGTCTCGCCATCGACGCGGGGGCCGAGCTCGACCCCGTACACCCGGTCAAGCCACCCGCTCCGCGGTTCAAGGCCGGCGGGCTGAGCACCGCCGAAGTCGCCGAGCGCGTCGCCCGCGGAGCCGTCAACGACGTCCCCGTACGGTCCTCCCGCTCCCTGTCGGAGATCGTCCGGGGCAACGTCTTCACCCGGTTCAACGCCATCATCGGCATCCTCTGGGCGATCATGCTCTTCGTCGCGCCCATCCAGGACAGCCTCTTCGGCTTCGTGATCATCGCGAACACCGGGATCGGCATCATCCAGGAGCTCCGCGCCAAGAAGACCCTCGACGGGCTCGCCGTCATCGGCGAGGCCAAACCCAGCGTCCGCCGCGACGGCAGGACCGCCGAGATCTCCACCTCCGAGATCGTCCTCGACGACGTCATCGAGCTCGGCCCCGGCGACAAGGTCGTCGTCGACGGACTCGTGGGCGAGGCCGAAGGCCTGGAGATCGACGAATCCCTGCTCACCGGCGAGGCCGACCCGGTCCTGAAGAAGCCCGGCGACCCCGTCATGTCCGGCTCGTTCGTCGTCGCCGGCGGCGGCGCCTTCACCGCCACCAAGGTCGGCCGCGAGGCCTACGCCGCCCAGCTGGCCGAAGAGGCCTCCCGGTTCACCCTCGTCCACTCCGAGCTGCGCTCCGGCATCTCCACCATCCTCAAGTACGTCACCTGGATGATGATCCCGACCTCCATCGGCCTCATCGTCAGCCAGCTGGTCGTCAACGACAAGAACTTCAAGGACGCCATCGCCCGGACCGTCGGCGGCATCGTCCCGATGATCCCCGAAGGCCTCGTACTCCTCACCTCCGTGGCCTTCGCCATCGGCGTCATCCGGCTCGGCCGCAAGCAGTGCCTGGTCCAGGAGCTGCCCGCCATCGAGGGGCTCGCCCGCGTCGACGTGGTCTGCCTCGACAAGACCGGCACCCTCACCGAGGGCGGCATGGACGTCACCGAGTGCCGCCCGCTCGGCGGCGCGGACGCCGCGTACGTCAAGAAGGTGCTCGGCGCCCTCGGCGAGAGCGACCCGCGCCCCAACGCCAGCCTCCAGGCGATCATCGACGCCTACCCGGACAGCGCCGAGTGGCGCTGCACCGAGTCCCTCCCCTTCTCCTCGGCCCGCAAGTACAGCGGCGCCAGCTTCAGCGAGGGCGACGGCGAGAACAACACCTGGCTGCTCGGCGCCCCCGACGTGCTCCTCCCGGCCGGGGACCCGGCCCTGGACGAGATCAACGAGCTCAACGAGCAGGGCCTACGGGTCCTCCTGCTGGGCCGCACCGCCCGCGAACTCGACGACGAGGCCGTGGCCACCGGGGTCAAGCCGACCGCCCTGGTCGTCCTGGAACAGCGGCTGCGCCCCGACGCCGCCGACACGCTGCGCTACTTCGAGGACCAGGGCGTCAAGGCGAAGGTCATCTCCGGGGACAACGCGGTCTCGGTGGGCGCGGTCGCCGGCAAGCTGGGCCTGCCGGGTGCGCAGAACACGGTGGACGCCCGCAAGCTCCCCACCGACCAGGCCGAGATGGCCAAGGTCCTCGACGAGAACGCCGTCTTCGGCCGCGTCACCCCGCAGCAGAAGCGGGACATGGTCGCCGCCCTCCAGTCCAAGGGCCACACGGTCGCCATGACCGGCGACGGCGTCAACGACGTCCTCGCCCTCAAGGACGCCGACATCGGCGTCTCGATGGGCTCCGGCTCGGAGGCCACCCGGGCCGTGGCCCAGATCGTCCTCCTCAACAACAGCTTCTCCACCCTCCCCTCGGTGGTCGCCGAGGGCCGCCGGGTCATCGGCAACATCACCCGAGTCGCCACCCTCTTCCTCACGAAGACGGTCTACTCGGTGCTGCTCGCCATCCTGGTGGTCTGCTCCCAGGTCGAGTACCCGTTCCTGCCGCGCCACCTGACGCTGCTGTCCACCCTGACCATCGGCATCCCGGCCTTCTTCCTGGCCCTCGCGCCGAACAAGGAGCGGGCCAGGCCGCACTTCGTGAAACGCGTGATGCGGTACGCGATCCCGGGCGGCGTCATCGCGGCCGTCGCCACCTTCGTGACCTACCTGATCGCCCGCCACTACTACACGGGACCGGACTCCCTCAAGGCCGAGACCAGCGCGGCGACGCTGGCCCTGTTCCTGACCTCGATGTGGGTGCTGGCGATCATCGCCCGCCCGTACACGTGGTGGCGGGTCGGCCTGGTCGGCGCGATGGGCGGGGCCTTCCTGATCGTCCTCGTCGTGCCGTGGCTCCAGGAGTTCTTCCAGCTGAAGCTGGAGGGCGCCGTGATGCCGTGGGCCGCAGTCGGCATCGCGGCCCTCGCGGCGACCCTGATCGAGTTCACCTTCCGGTGGGTGGACCGGAAGTTCCCGGCCTAG
- a CDS encoding DUF2530 domain-containing protein: MAKWTAQHEAPEPLEGPIVGTVMGGTILWFALFVVQLPFYGWFADRDLLWWVWTCAAGGVLGLIGLWYVRGRDAALKRHALALAARDEDDQAGPANSSPAGV, translated from the coding sequence ATGGCGAAATGGACTGCGCAGCACGAGGCCCCCGAGCCCCTGGAGGGCCCGATCGTGGGGACCGTCATGGGCGGCACGATCCTCTGGTTCGCCCTCTTCGTCGTCCAGCTCCCCTTCTACGGATGGTTCGCCGACCGGGACCTGCTCTGGTGGGTCTGGACCTGCGCGGCCGGCGGAGTCCTCGGCCTGATCGGCCTCTGGTACGTACGGGGCCGCGACGCGGCGCTGAAGCGGCACGCCCTTGCGCTGGCCGCGCGGGACGAGGACGACCAGGCGGGTCCGGCCAATTCCAGCCCCGCCGGCGTTTGA
- a CDS encoding NCS2 family permease, giving the protein MSTSAPVDRYFKISERGSTIGREVRGGFATFFAMAYIIVLNPIILGSAKDMYGHQLDGGQLVTATVLTAAFSTLLMGVIGNVPIALAAGLGVNTVVALQLAPRMSWPDAMGMVVLAGFVVMLLVATGLRERVMNAVPLGLRKGIAIGIGLFIMLIGLVDSGFVSRIPDLAHTTVPLQLGSNGHLHGWPVLIFVVGVLLTLSLIIRKTPGAILISIVAMTVAAVAVQLITKLPDQAWGLTVPAWPGNPVAAPDFGLVGQVSLFGGFGKVGVLTGILFVFTVLLSCFFDAMGTILGVGDEAKLTKPDGTFPGINRVLFVDGMAVAAGGATSSSATTCFVESTAGVGEGARTGLANVVTGGLFGVALFLTPIATMVPSQAATPALIAVGFLILAGSVREIDWSDFTIAVPAFLAMVMMPFTYSITNGIGIGFVSFCVLRLTTGRGREVPAAMYIVAAVFVFYYAMPALGLG; this is encoded by the coding sequence ATGAGCACGTCCGCCCCCGTGGACCGCTACTTCAAGATCTCCGAGCGCGGCTCGACCATCGGCCGCGAGGTCCGCGGCGGTTTCGCGACCTTCTTCGCGATGGCCTACATCATCGTGCTCAACCCGATCATCCTGGGCAGCGCGAAGGACATGTACGGGCACCAGCTCGACGGCGGGCAGCTCGTCACGGCCACCGTCCTGACGGCCGCCTTCTCCACCCTCCTCATGGGTGTCATCGGCAACGTCCCGATCGCGCTGGCCGCCGGCCTCGGCGTCAACACCGTCGTCGCCCTCCAGCTCGCCCCCCGCATGAGCTGGCCGGACGCCATGGGCATGGTGGTCCTGGCCGGCTTCGTGGTGATGCTGCTGGTCGCCACCGGTCTGCGCGAGCGGGTCATGAACGCCGTCCCGCTCGGCCTGCGCAAGGGCATCGCGATCGGCATCGGCCTGTTCATCATGCTGATCGGCCTGGTCGACTCGGGCTTCGTCTCCCGCATCCCGGACCTCGCGCACACCACGGTCCCGCTCCAGCTCGGCAGCAACGGCCACCTGCACGGCTGGCCCGTACTGATCTTCGTGGTCGGCGTGCTGCTGACGCTGAGCCTGATCATCCGCAAGACCCCCGGCGCGATCCTGATCTCCATCGTGGCCATGACCGTCGCCGCCGTGGCCGTACAGCTGATCACCAAGCTCCCGGACCAGGCCTGGGGCCTGACCGTCCCGGCGTGGCCGGGCAACCCGGTGGCCGCGCCCGACTTCGGGCTCGTCGGTCAGGTCAGCCTGTTCGGCGGCTTCGGCAAGGTCGGCGTGCTGACCGGCATCCTCTTCGTCTTCACCGTGCTGCTGTCCTGCTTCTTCGACGCCATGGGGACCATCCTGGGCGTCGGCGACGAGGCGAAGCTGACGAAGCCCGACGGCACCTTCCCCGGCATCAACCGGGTGCTGTTCGTGGACGGCATGGCCGTCGCAGCGGGCGGCGCGACCTCCTCCTCGGCCACCACCTGCTTCGTGGAGTCCACGGCGGGCGTCGGCGAAGGCGCCCGTACCGGCCTGGCGAACGTGGTGACCGGCGGCCTCTTCGGCGTGGCGCTGTTCCTCACCCCGATCGCCACCATGGTCCCGTCCCAGGCCGCCACCCCCGCACTGATCGCGGTCGGCTTCCTGATCCTGGCCGGCTCGGTCCGGGAGATCGACTGGAGCGACTTCACCATCGCCGTCCCGGCCTTCCTGGCCATGGTGATGATGCCCTTCACCTACTCGATCACCAACGGCATCGGCATCGGCTTCGTGAGCTTCTGCGTCCTGCGGCTGACGACCGGCCGGGGCCGCGAGGTCCCGGCGGCCATGTACATCGTGGCGGCGGTGTTCGTCTTCTACTACGCGATGCCGGCGCTCGGCCTCGGGTAG
- a CDS encoding ribbon-helix-helix protein, CopG family, whose product MGTHVFSMRIDGELLDRLRTHAAKRGMSVQDYVVRTLIRDDFDERFKAAVDETEKFYGLT is encoded by the coding sequence ATGGGGACACATGTGTTCAGCATGCGTATAGACGGGGAGCTTCTCGACAGGCTCCGGACTCATGCCGCCAAACGCGGAATGAGCGTCCAGGACTACGTGGTCCGGACGCTCATTCGCGATGATTTCGACGAACGCTTCAAGGCGGCCGTCGACGAGACGGAGAAGTTCTACGGGCTCACGTGA
- a CDS encoding MarR family winged helix-turn-helix transcriptional regulator → MSDLSHGDDAVAVNDLRSAVMRLGRRLKHQRVDESLSPTEMSVLGTLARCGHATPGELARREHVQPPSMTRIVALLEAKGLVTLEPHPDDRRQKVVRQTEEAEAMLEESRRKRNAFLAGLAAGLTEDEWAKLREAAPVLDKLAHL, encoded by the coding sequence ATGTCTGACCTTTCCCATGGCGACGACGCAGTTGCCGTGAACGACCTCCGCTCCGCCGTCATGCGGCTGGGCCGGCGCCTCAAGCACCAGCGCGTCGACGAATCGCTGAGCCCGACCGAGATGTCGGTCCTCGGCACCCTCGCCCGCTGCGGCCACGCCACCCCCGGTGAGCTGGCCCGGCGCGAGCACGTACAGCCGCCGTCGATGACCCGCATCGTGGCGCTGCTGGAGGCCAAGGGTCTGGTCACGCTGGAACCGCACCCCGACGACCGCCGCCAGAAGGTGGTCCGCCAGACGGAGGAGGCCGAGGCGATGCTCGAAGAGAGCCGTCGCAAGCGCAACGCCTTCCTGGCAGGGCTCGCGGCCGGGCTGACCGAGGACGAATGGGCCAAGCTGCGCGAGGCCGCTCCCGTCCTGGACAAGCTCGCGCACCTATAG